In one bacterium genomic region, the following are encoded:
- a CDS encoding site-specific integrase, whose protein sequence is MGLVRRGKYWCIRYYGPDGRQRWETISPNKKEAETVLAQRVYEVRSGKYPILRRRSRLRFKDFARDWLRAYAEPHTRVSTFTGYEWLIRCHLIPRLGDKLLTMLTPKDVQEYVAAKRDERRVSFRTINHSLTVLNEMLEHAVEWGHLPVNPAGRVRKLKIPKQPQKIWMIAEIRRFLFTAPDEWRPLFLVAVFTGLRLGELQALAWKGQSSPNFTTNKLEVSQAHSQRGRTIGPTKSDNSVRAVDMVPSVRVALRELRQRRPQGLVFPGPDGGVLPSWTVHDHGWAPAHARAEVSYIPFKNLRHTYASLLIMAGKHPKYIQEQLGHASAGFTLDTYGHLMDRLPVTPVEWIDDLVFPEGFQAALNLHLFGAPHDVSGTHTVQSSTMQRGPDSMAETQE, encoded by the coding sequence ATGGGGCTCGTTAGGCGTGGGAAGTACTGGTGTATCCGTTATTACGGGCCAGACGGACGCCAGCGCTGGGAAACGATCAGCCCCAACAAGAAGGAAGCCGAGACGGTGCTTGCCCAGCGCGTCTACGAGGTGCGATCGGGGAAATACCCAATTCTCCGTCGACGGAGTCGGCTCCGGTTCAAGGATTTCGCGAGAGACTGGTTGCGTGCGTACGCGGAACCGCACACCCGCGTCTCGACGTTCACCGGGTACGAATGGCTGATCCGTTGCCACCTCATTCCACGGCTCGGCGACAAGCTGTTGACCATGCTCACTCCCAAAGACGTGCAGGAGTATGTGGCGGCCAAGCGCGACGAGCGCCGAGTCTCGTTCCGGACGATCAACCACAGTCTCACGGTGTTGAACGAGATGCTCGAGCATGCGGTTGAGTGGGGACATCTGCCCGTGAATCCCGCTGGCCGGGTACGGAAGCTAAAGATTCCGAAGCAGCCGCAGAAGATCTGGATGATCGCGGAAATTCGCCGATTCCTGTTTACGGCCCCAGACGAGTGGCGACCTCTCTTTTTGGTCGCGGTCTTCACCGGCCTCAGGCTAGGGGAACTCCAAGCGCTCGCCTGGAAAGGTCAGAGTTCACCGAACTTCACCACCAACAAGCTGGAGGTCTCCCAAGCCCATAGCCAACGGGGTCGGACGATCGGCCCGACGAAGTCGGATAACTCCGTGCGCGCGGTCGACATGGTACCATCCGTGCGAGTGGCCTTGCGAGAGCTGCGCCAACGCCGTCCCCAGGGGCTCGTGTTTCCTGGTCCCGATGGCGGTGTCCTCCCGAGCTGGACCGTGCATGATCATGGTTGGGCGCCGGCCCATGCCAGAGCCGAGGTCAGCTATATCCCATTCAAGAATCTCCGCCACACGTACGCGAGTTTACTAATCATGGCGGGCAAGCATCCCAAATACATCCAGGAGCAATTGGGTCATGCCAGCGCGGGGTTTACCTTGGATACCTACGGACATCTCATGGACCGGCTCCCGGTCACGCCGGTCGAGTGGATCGACGACCTGGTCTTCCCGGAGGGCTTCCAGGCTGCACTCAATTTGCACTTGTTCGGCGCTCCACACGATGTTTCAGGAACGCACACGGTGCAGAGCTCGACGATGCAGCGAGGCCCCGATTCGATGGCCGAAACCCAGGAATG